The Miscanthus floridulus cultivar M001 chromosome 17, ASM1932011v1, whole genome shotgun sequence genome has a window encoding:
- the LOC136516951 gene encoding PRA1 family protein B2-like — translation MASAPTPPPLLPVTNPVPGSSPAAAGGPDAPIATPAFRLFLSRFSDSARRSLSDRRPWGELLDRSAFSKPDSLSDATSRLRRNLAYFRVNYAAVVAFALGASLLAHPFSLLILLGLLAAWCFLYLFRASDQPVVLLGRTFSDRETLLGLVGASFVLLFFTSVASLIISGLLVGGALVAAHGAFRVPEDLFLDEPNAAPGNSAAQGLLSFLGGPGSGV, via the coding sequence ATGGCCTCCGCACCGACGCCGCCGCCCCTCCTCCCGGTGACCAACCCCGTCCCCGGATCGTCCCCGGCCGCCGCCGGAGGCCCCGATGCGCCGATCGCTACGCCGGCCTTCCGGCTCTTCCTGAGCCGGTTCTCCGACTCGGCGCGGCGCTCGCTGTCCGATCGCCGGCCGTGGGGGGAGCTCCTCGACCGTTCGGCGTTCTCGAAGCCGGACTCCCTCTCCGACGCCACCTCCCGCCTGCGCCGCAACCTCGCCTACTTCCGCGTCAACTACGCCGCCGTGGTCGCCTTCGCGCTGGGGGCCTCGCTCCTGGCGCACCCCTTCTCGCTCCTCATCCTCCTGGGCCTCCTCGCCGCCTGGTGCTTCCTCTACCTCTTCCGCGCCTCCGACCAGCCTGTCGTCCTCTTGGGCCGGACCTTCTCCGACCGCGAGACGCTGCTGGGGCTCGTCGGCGCGTCCTTCGTCCTGCTCTTCTTCACCTCCGTCGCGTCGCTCATCATCTCCGGTCTGCTCGTCGGCGGGGCCCTCGTCGCGGCGCACGGCGCGTTCCGGGTGCCCGAGGACCTCTTCCTCGACGAGCCCAACGCGGCCCCCGGCAACAGCGCGGCCCAAGGGCTGCTATCATTCCTTGGCGGACCCGGATCTGGGGTTTGA
- the LOC136515893 gene encoding protein RETICULATA-RELATED 5, chloroplastic-like yields the protein MMAAEPSPSVPSTAADDLETLALDSSSSSAAATASASTDPLLRPPTSPTTAASDDPFVIDDFLDEDDFSTAPSPSVARPPRAARGDAASPVFAKITVSDPKKHAEPSGAGAAGVIPGSGSYFSYLITTRLAGGGGEVRVRRRFRDVVALADRLAAAHRGLFVPARPDKSVLEGQVIQRHDFVSQRCAALQRYLCRLAAHPIVGQSPDLRTFLTEPGAIPAFQGEAPRYWTTTVNAAAPLVPTKAGRNLFGMFKGLKQTVVNGLVATKPPPVEKETDTEFLAHKARFEDLQQQLTTTSQQAEALVKTQDDLRETTGHLGMTLIKLAKFEREQATCNSLRRRSGEIHNFANSVLKMSRSQIKLNSEIVKHLGSIHEYLEMMISVHHAFTDRSNALHYVQSLSADLFSLHTRAGRLESSSARDMGHEWSTYQKVEGLKETIRSAEAAKSDAVREYESIKENNKIEIKRFDKERRQDFIEMLKGFVVTQVSYSDHFASMWTKVTEETEDSQFIQETTTSTPSDLKFFALAISIAPSRPPAMLSHAPSRSPAAPFKPRPSSAGSRLGAKHLTATAAAASTRRSVSASASATSRRGFLLFVPTLAAASAVLRPLPSAATEADDAETPAPHPSPTEEPLSPQPAAEAAAEAEAETKPEPDESAMSRVYDATVLGEPEALAGDARGRVWEKLAAARVVYLGEAELQPDPDDRVVELEIVRGLTGRCADAGRGLALALEAFPCDLQQQLDQFMDGRIDGRILKLYTSHWSQDLWQQYEPLLNYCHDTGIKLIACGTPLEVKRTVQADGIRALKKAEREAYAPPAGSGFISGFMFGSGRSLIDKISSMDDSLFGPTSYLSEQARVVDDYTISQVITRELSDGDLSRLLIVVTGASHVMYGPRGSGVPGRISKKVPKKDQVVVLLDPERQVIRREGEVPVADFLWYSAAKPCTRNCFDRAEIARVMNAAGRRPEALPQDLQKGLDLGVVSPEILQNFFDLEKYPVMTELIHRFQGFRERLLADPKFLQRLAIEEAISISTTLLAQYERRKGRFFEEIDYVLTDTIRGSVVDFFTVWLPAPTISVLQYADDGSGQSLEFVKGLLGSLPDNAFQKNILGQDWSIKQRIAAVLVGGLKLASVGFISSVGAGVSSDLVYAARGIVKPSENVETGRKRAPIWKSAAVYSCFLGTSANLRYQIIAGLVEYRLGESLVTYYNQPLIASLLSFVARTLNSYWGTQVGLFPVSFVLC from the exons ATGATGGCAGCGGAGCCCTCGCCGTCGGTTCCCTCCACCGCCGCTGACGACCTCGAAACCCTCGCCCTCGACTCATCCTCGTCGTCCGCCGCCGCTACCGCGTCCGCCTCCACCGACCCCCTCCTCCGGCCACCTACCTCCCCGACCACCGCCGCGAGTGACGATCCCTTCGTCATCGACGACTTCCTCGACGAGGACGACTTCTCCACCGCCCCGTCGCCCAGCGTCGCCCGCCCGCCGCGCGCAGCCCGCGGCGATGCGGCGTCCCCGGTGTTCGCCAAAATCACCGTATCCGATCCCAAGAAGCACGCGGAGCCCAGCGGCGCTGGTGCCGCCGGTGTGATCCCGGGGTCCGGCAGCTACTTCTCTTACCTCATCACCACCCGTCTtgctggcggcggcggggaggtcCGCGTGCGGCGGCGCTTCCGCGACGTGGTGGCCCTAGCGGACCGCCTTGCCGCAGCCCACCGCGGCCTCTTCGTCCCGGCCCGGCCTGACAAGAGCGTCCTCGAGGGGCAGGTCATACAGCGCCACGACTTCGTGAGCCAGCGGTGCGCTGCGCTTCAGCGCTACCTCTGCCGCCTTGCCGCGCACCCCATCGTCGGCCAGAGCCCTGATCTCCGCACGTTCCTCACGGAGCCTGGTGCCATCCCCGCCTTTCAGGGTGAGGCCCCACGGTACTGGACTACCACTGTGAATGCTGCTGCTCCACTGGTGCCGACGAAAGCTGGGAGGAACTTGTTTGGGATGTTTAAGGGTCTCAAGCAGACGGTGGTGAATGGACTGGTTGCAACAAAGCCTCCACCTGTGGAAAAGGAGACAGACACGGAGTTCCTGGCGCACAAGGCTAGGTTTGAGGACTTACAGCAGCAGCTCACCACAACATCGCAGCAG GCGGAAGCGCTTGTTAAAACCCAAGATGATCTTAGAGAAACCACAGGTCACTTGGGAATGACATTGATTAAGCTGGCAAAATTTGAAAGAGAGCAGGCAACATGTAATTCCCTAAGAAGACGGTCTGGTGAAATCCATAATTTTGCAAATTCTGTTTTGAAGATGAGCAGGTCACAGATAAAATTAAACTCTGAAATTGTGAAACACCTG GGTAGTATCCATGAATACTTGGAGATGATGATATCAGTTCATCATGCATTTACAGATCGCTCTAATGCTTTACATTACGTACAAAGTCTGTCAGCAGATTTGTTTTCCTTGCACACCAGGGCAGGGAGACTTGAATCTTCATCAGCAAGAGATATGGGGCATGAGTGGTCAACATATCAGAAAGTAGAGGGGTTGAAAGAAACAATAAGGTCAGCGGAAGCAGCCAAAAGTGATGCAGTTAGAGAATATGAAAGCATTAAG GAAAACAACAAGATTGAAATAAAAAGATTTGACAAGGAAAGGCGCCAGGATTTCATCGAGATGCTGAAAGGTTTTGTGGTAACTCAG GTGTCTTATTCAGATCATTTTGCTAGTATGTGGACAAAGGTAACAGAGGAAACAGAA GATTCGCAGTTTATCCAAGAGACCACGACATCCACGCCCAGCGATTTGAAGTTCTTTGCTCTCGCGATCAGCATAGCTCCAAGCAGACCGCCAGCAATGCTGTCGCACGCCCCATCTCGAAGTCCAGCCGCCCCCTTCAAACCGCGCCCCTCATCTGCCGGCTCCCGCCTCGGCGCCAAACACCTcacggccaccgccgccgccgcctcaaccCGCCGCAGCgtgtccgcctccgcctccgccacctCCCGCCGCGGCTTCCTCCTCTTCGTTCCCACGCTCGCCGCCGCATCCGCCGTCCTCCGCCCGCTCCCCTCCGCCGCCACTGAGGCCGATGACGCCGAAACCCCGGCTCCACATCCATCGCCCACCGAAGAGCCCCTCTCCCCGCAGCCCgctgcggaggcggcggcggaggcggaggcggagacgAAGCCTGAGCCCGACGAGTCGGCCATGTCGAGGGTGTACGACGCGACGGTCCTCGGGGAGCCGGAGGCGTTGGCAGGGGACGCGCGGGGGCGGGTGTGGGAGAAGCTGGCGGCCGCGAGGGTGGTGTACCTCGGCGAGGCCGAGCTCCAGCCCGACCCCGACGACCGCGTGGTCGAGCTCGAGATCGTCAGGGGCCTCACGGGCCGCTGCGCCGACGCTGGGAGGGGCCTGGCGCTCGCGCTCGAGGCGTTCCCCTGCGACCTACAGCAGCAGCTCGACCAGTTCATGGACGGCAG GATTGATGGCAGAATCTTAAAGTTATACACCTCGCACTGGTCACAGGATCTATGGCAGCAGTATGAACCTCTTCTAAATTACTGTCATGATACTGGAATTAAGCTTATTGCTTGTGGAACGCCACTGGAG GTGAAAAGAACTGTCCAAGCAGATGGGATTAGAGCTCTCAAAAAAGCAGAAAGAGAAGCATATGCCCCTCCAGCAGGCTCAGGATTCATCTCTGGTTTCATGTTTGGCTCAGGACGGTCATTGATAGACAAGATCTCATCAATGGATGACTCTCTTTTTGGCCCTACCTCATATCTATCAGAACAGGCAAGAGTAGTTGATGATTATACCATTTCCCAGGTTATTACGAGAGAACTTAGTGATGGAGATCTTTCACGGTTGCTAATTGTTGTGACGGGTGCAAGCCATGTTATGTACGGGCCACGAGGAAGTGGTGTTCCTGGGAGAATatctaaaaaggttccaaagaaAGACCAAGTTGTGGTACTACTTGATCCTGAAAGACAGGTTATAAGGAGGGAAGGTGAAGTCCCTGTTGCTGATTTCTTATGGTATTCAGCGGCTAAACCTTGCACTAGAAATTGTTTTGACCGTGCTGAAATTGCTCGAGTGATGAATGCTGCTGGTAGGAGGCCTGAAGCTTTACCTCAG GATCTTCAGAAAGGACTAGATCTTGGTGTAGTTTCTCCTGAAATATTGCAGAACTTTTTTGACCTCGAGAAATACCCTGTTATGACAGAACTGATTCATCGATTTCAA GGTTTCAGAGAAAGGTTGTTGGCAGACCCTAAATTCCTTCAAAGATTAGCCATTGAAGAGGCCATATCAATATCAACCACTCTACTAGCACAGTATGAAAGGCGGAAAGGAAGGTTCTTTGAAGAAATTGACTATGTCCTCACAGATACTATTAGAGGATCTGTTGTTGATTTCTTTACAGTGTGGCTTCCTGCTCCTACTATTTCAGTCCTTCAGTATGCTGATGATGGTTCTGGTCAGAGTTTGGAGTTTGTCAAAGGCCTTTTAGGATCATTGCCAGATAATGCATTCCAAAAGAACATCTTGGGCCAGGATTGGAGTATCAAGCAAAGAATTGCAGCAGTATTGGTTGGTGGTTTGAAACTTGCCAGTGTTGGTTTCATTTCTAGTGTTGGGGCCGGGGTTTCCTCAGATCTCGTCTATGCTGCCCGAGGAATAGTGAAACCTTCAGAAAATGTGGAAACAGGAAGGAAGAGAGCTCCTATATGGAAGTCAGCAGCCGTTTATAGTTGCTTTCTTGGAACATCAGCAAATTTGCGGTATCAG ATTATTGCTGGTCTAGTGGAGTATCGACTAGGAGAGAGCCTGGTGACATACTACAACCAACCTCTTATTGCTAGTTTGTTGTCATTTGTAGCTAGGACACTGAACTCATACTGGGGAACACAGGTTGGACTTTTTCCCGTTTCCTTTGTTCTCTGTTGA
- the LOC136515894 gene encoding uncharacterized mitochondrial protein AtMg00810-like: MKDLGPLHHFLGVAVQHRSDSLFLSQRQYTLDILARHGMSDCKPCTTPVDTCAKIAADDGPSVADPTAYRSLVGALQYLTFTRPDIAYAVQQVCLHMHDPRETHLVAAKRILRYLQGTISHGLVIPWSTPTQLTVYTDADWAGCPDTRRSTSGYAVFLGSSLVSWSSKRQPTVSRSSAEAEYRAVANGVAEATWLRQLLQELHQPLQSACLVYCDNVSAVYLSTNPIQHQRTKHVEIDLHFVRERVAIGAVRVLHVPTTSQFADVFTKGLPSTVFMEFRSSLNVRANDAPTAGGC; the protein is encoded by the coding sequence ATGAAGGATCTCGGTCCCCTACATCACTTCCTTGGTGTGGCTGTTCAGCATCGCAGTGACTCCCTCTTCCTGTCCCAGCGGCAGTACACCCTGGACATTCTTGCTCGCCATGGCATGAGTGATTGCAAACCATGTACAACACCGGTTGACACTTGTGCCAAGATTGCTGCTGATGATGGACCCTCTGTGGCTGATCCCACCGCTTACCGCAGCCTTGTAGGTGCTCTTCAGTACCTCACATTCACCCGGCCTGACATCGCCTACGCGGTTCAGCAAGTTTGCCttcacatgcatgatccccgGGAGACCCATCTGGTTGCTGCCAAGCGCATTCTCCGCTACCTACAAGGCACCATCAGCCACGGCCTTGTCATTCCCTGGTCTACTCCAACTCAGCTCACCGTCTACACTGACGCCGACTGGGCTGGCTGCCCCGACACCCGTCGCTCCACCTCCGGATATGCAGTCTTCCTCGGCAGCAGCCTCGtctcttggtcctccaagcgccagCCCACCGTCTCTCGGTCCAGCGCCGAGGCCGAATACCGGGCTGTTGCCAACGGCGTTGCTGAGGCAACCTGGCTTCGCCAACTACTGCAGGAACTGCACCAGCCGCTGCAGTCCGCCTGCCTCgtctactgcgacaacgtcagcgccgtctacctctccaccaaccccaTCCAGCACCAGCGCACCAAGCACGTGGAAATTGACCTCCACTTCGTCCGCGAACGGGTCGCTATTGGGGCTGTCCGTGTTCTCCACGTCCCCACCACGTCGCAGTTCGCTGATGTCTTCACCAAGGGACTCCCTTCGACTGTCTTCATGGAGTTTCGCTCCAGTCTGAACGTTCGTGCTAACGACGCTCCGACTGCGGGGGGGTGTTAG